In Arachis stenosperma cultivar V10309 chromosome 1, arast.V10309.gnm1.PFL2, whole genome shotgun sequence, one DNA window encodes the following:
- the LOC130943636 gene encoding lipid transfer protein EARLI 1-like, producing MAFKPCSSNNIALFFTLNLLFFALVSGCGYKCPNPNNPNPNPNNPNNPNPNPNNPNPSPSPNNPNPNPNPNNPNNNGTCPRDALKLGICANVLSGLLNITLGQPPVTPCCSLLSGLVDLEAAICLCTALRGNILGININLPISLSLLLNVCSRQVPRGFQCS from the coding sequence ATGGCCTTCAAACCATGTTCCTCTAATAATATTGCTCTTTTCTTCACACTCAACCTCCTCTTCTTTGCACTTGTCTCTGGATGTGGCTACAAATGCCCTAACCCTAATAATCCAAATCCCAACCCCAACAACCCAAATAATCCCAATCCTAACCCTAATAATCCAAACCCCAGTCCCAGCCCCAACAAtccaaaccctaaccctaacccaaACAACCCTAACAATAACGGGACATGCCCACGCGACGCACTCAAATTGGGCATATGCGCCAATGTGCTGAGCGGTTTGTTGAACATAACTTTGGGTCAGCCGCCGGTGACCCCCTGCTGCTCCCTCCTCAGCGGTCTTGTCGATCTCGAAGCCGCAATTTGCCTTTGCACGGCGCTTCGAGGAAACATCCTTGGCATTAACATCAACCTTCCAATCTCCCTTAGCCTGCTTCTCAATGTCTGCTCAAGGCAAGTGCCACGTGGCTTCCAGTGTTCCTAA